Within the Chitinivorax sp. B genome, the region GATCGACCACCACACCGTCGACCTTGACCCATCCTCTGGCGATATACTCATCTGCCTCTCGGCGAGAGCACAAACCAAGCTCCGCCATGCGCTTGGATAGTCGAATTGGTTCCATTTTGCATCTGCTTCAGTTGACTAACGGCTATTGTACCCCGCCGAACGCACAAAGCAGCAGACGGTGCAATCGCGTATGCTGGATCAAGACAGCATTTTTCAGATGATCCAATCGATTATCAAGGAGTACAAGCATGAGACACGTCCTCACTATCGGCCTGATTCTAACTGGCCTTTGCCCACTCACTCAGGCGAAAGGCCCACAACTAGGCGTTACTTTTCCAAATATGAAGCTAGGCTTGTGGGAGGTTCACAGTGAAATTGTCGGTAACGATGCACAAGCCGAAGTCATGCGCCAGCAACAAAAACAGATGCAAGAAATGATGAAGAAAATGTCACCGGAAGCACGGGCTCAAATGCAACAAGCTATAGGCAAGCAAGGTATGCATTACGATCCGGGCAGCGGTAGCGTCAAGGTCTGTATCAAACCTGAACGCATCCAGTCTCTGAAGCAGGGGGAAGTGGAAACACCTCAGCATTGCTCGAAACCAGTCATCACAACCCGAAACAACGGCTGGTCATTTACAATGAGTTGCAATGAAAAAGGTCGACGCACAGACATGACTGGGAATGTCACATTGAGTGGCGACAGCGCCTATACCAGCACTTTCAACATCGCCTCGCAAAACGAGACGGGACAAACCAAGATCATGGCGTTCAAGCAATCCGCCAAATGGATTTCAGCTGCTTGTATTCAAGGCTGACTAATTCGATGACAACTCGGCAAGTATCCCTTGATGCTCAGTCTCATCTTGCGGGTTGCATAGGCCAACCAGTATGCTACTGCGCCCTACTTGGCACTATAAGCAGGTAGGCTTTTTTGCTTGTACTCAAGAAATAATACCCAATGCCTGAAATCGAATTTGAATTACGTGACGAATTTGTGGAGCTCCATCAATTACTGAAACTAACTGGGCTGGCCGACAGTGGTGGCATGGGCAAGATGTTAGTTTCGAATGGAGAGGTCACTGTAGATGGCCAACCAGAAAGCCGGAAAACCGCCAAAATTCGTGCCAACCAAGTTGTAGAATGTCTAGGTACACGCATCATCGTGCGCAACTCCAATCAGTGAACACCGTCCACATGAATACAACTCGGCACTTGATCCATATCACATCACTTGTCATGCGCTGGGGGGACATGGATGCACTTGGCCAGCCATAGGCAATTCAAAATATATACGTCAGCCATGTCACAGAATTGCCAGGGCGTTACAACTTTCTAAAGATAAACCGGCCGAAGCCGGTTTATCAGAAGAACGCTAGTTCACTGCACCTATTCCTTTGATGGGTACCAGTACGATATGCCTTTTGCAATAACCCCATCGACTCGACCAAACCGATTTTCAAGCGCCATCACCACATCAGGCGGAAAGGCTGGTAGGTCACCCACCAAATAACTGACATACCGTTCAAATTCAGGATGATTCTTCCAATAGCCGCCATCGATGGCCGCATCCAATGATCGATCAAACCAAGCTCGCAATATTAATAAAGCACCCTCCACATGGCTTTCTGCTTCTTCAACAGCCATTAGAGCGTAACCGCGCTTTTTACTGGCCTCACGCCCCACATGATGCTGAGGCGTGTACTTCAAGGCAACGGCAGCCAATTCAAAATTTTCATGTCGGGCTTGGTGCTCTTTGCGATCTTCAACCAGATCGGGACAAAACAGCCATCCGCAATAGGCACAGGTTGCCACATTGCCCGAATGGACGAGATGCTGATCAAGCGCCTGCTGCCTTCTCTTTTTCAGTTCGTGGTAATTTCGTACGCCAAATAGATTCTGAGCGGCGAGCGATAGCAGTTGAGCATGTGAACGCTTAGACAAATCTCGCCCAAGCTTCTTTGCTTCTCGTTTGACATGCATCATATCTGCAAAAGTAACTTGCATAGGGCCTCCAGTTCTTCAGTGGTCCGCTCAGTGAAGCTATCATTTCAAGACTGGGAATGGCCTACTACGGGCCTGGTAGTGCATCAAAGCTTTGCGTATGCGGACGTGCCAGCACCTACCGAGTGCATGCCCCGCAGGTTAGTGATTCAGCCGATTGGTGTCAACAAACACCTATTCGCAGCAGTTCTGCTGAAAATCAGAAATCGCAAACAAATTAAAAAAGCCCATGTCTTTGGCATGGGCTTCTGAAATTTTCTATATCTGGACATTACAGGTAGTTAATTCTTAC harbors:
- a CDS encoding RNA-binding S4 domain-containing protein; protein product: MPEIEFELRDEFVELHQLLKLTGLADSGGMGKMLVSNGEVTVDGQPESRKTAKIRANQVVECLGTRIIVRNSNQ
- a CDS encoding DUF3617 family protein; translation: MRHVLTIGLILTGLCPLTQAKGPQLGVTFPNMKLGLWEVHSEIVGNDAQAEVMRQQQKQMQEMMKKMSPEARAQMQQAIGKQGMHYDPGSGSVKVCIKPERIQSLKQGEVETPQHCSKPVITTRNNGWSFTMSCNEKGRRTDMTGNVTLSGDSAYTSTFNIASQNETGQTKIMAFKQSAKWISAACIQG